CTTGAATTCCTTTTCATTGTAACATATCTCCCTATATGCTTCCTCACCCTTTCTTTTACTGGCTCAGCATATGTATTATCAGCTAAAGAGTAAAGGTAACTTGCCTTAGATCTTCCTATTTCTTCTTTCAATTTGTCAAAATCTATCTTAAGAATATCATATAAATACTTAATTCCCATTTCTTTTAATTTGGAATAAATTGAGTTCCCGACGCCGGGAATTTCTTCTATAGGCAAAGATTTTATAAAACCTCCAATTTCTTCAGGCTTTAGAATTCCCAAACCGTTTGGTTTATGCATTTCGGCTATTATTTTGGCAAAAACCTTATTCGGAGCAATGCCTACTGTTACGGTGATTTTCTCCTTTTCAAGAATTTCATCTTTTATCTTTTTGCCTAACTGATAAGCATCATAGTAATCCTTAACTTTACCAGTGATATCAAGGTATGCCTCATCTATACTAGCTATTTCAATTTTATCGGAATATTTAGAAAGTATTCCATACATTATTCTATCAGAAACTTGTTTATATAGTTCTTTCCTAATAGGCAAGTATATTGCATTAGGAGCTATTTCCTTAGCCTTAGGGATTGGAATGCCGGACTTTATTCCTAACTTTCTAGCTTCATAATTAGCTGTAGCTACTGCACCACTATCCTTAAATCTTCCAGAAAATACACACACTGCAACAGGTTTACCTTTAAGTTGCGGGTTAAGTACTTCTTCAACTTGAGCAAAGAAATAATCAAAGTCAACGAAAAGGACAATCATTTACATTTAACATTAATATTAGCATCTTTTAACTTTTTTACCACCT
This genomic interval from Acidianus sp. HS-5 contains the following:
- a CDS encoding DNA polymerase IV (Dpo4; involved in translesion DNA polymerization; belongs to Y family of polymerases; does not contain proofreading function); the protein is MIVLFVDFDYFFAQVEEVLNPQLKGKPVAVCVFSGRFKDSGAVATANYEARKLGIKSGIPIPKAKEIAPNAIYLPIRKELYKQVSDRIMYGILSKYSDKIEIASIDEAYLDITGKVKDYYDAYQLGKKIKDEILEKEKITVTVGIAPNKVFAKIIAEMHKPNGLGILKPEEIGGFIKSLPIEEIPGVGNSIYSKLKEMGIKYLYDILKIDFDKLKEEIGRSKASYLYSLADNTYAEPVKERVRKHIGRYVTMKRNSRDIREILPYLRRAIDEAYSKSNGGIPKTLAVVAIMEDLDIVSREKTFNFGIGKDKAYLEAEKLLEEIIKSDKRKLRRVGVRLGKIYKSTTLDSFFNNV